AGCTCCGCAAGACGTTCGATCTGCGGGTGCCCCTGCGGCTGCTCTTCAAGGAGCGGCCAGGCAAGGCCAAGCGGGAGGCCCGCAAGCGACCCAACGCGAAACCGGGCAAACAGCACAAGCGCTGAGCGTGTTCGCGTTGACACCCCCGGTAGGCGCTCCGTAGATTGCGCCGCCTTTCGCACCCGAGAAGAAGAGGTCCAGGGACGTGGCCAATTCCGAGAAGATGACCCAGCAGGAGCTCAAGCAGCCCGATGCCTTCCAGCGCGCAGGTGCGGAGGCTCGAGACTGGCTCATCGAGCGGCAGACGCTCGTCATCCTGGCCGTGGGTGTGGTGCTGGTGGGAGGCCTGGTCGTGGCGCTCATCAGCTACTTCTCCAGCCGGGGCGAGGCCTCGGCCGCCAAGGAGCTGGGCGCGGCGCTGGAGATCCTCGATCGGCCGGTGATCGCCACCCCCGAGGGTGCGCAGCTCACGCCGCAGGACGGCACCGAGCCTCCCTTCAAGTCGGCCCAGGAGCAGGACCAGGCGCTGGTGAAGGCCCTCACGGACTTCCGCGCGGCCCACAAGGGCACGAAGTCGGCGACGACGGCGGCGCTGGCGCTGGGCAAGGCCGAGTACCGGCTGGGCAACCACGACAAGGCGGTGGCCGCCTTCTCCGAGTACCTCAAGGACGCCGCCCAGAACGACCCGATGCGCGCCGCGGCGCTCGAGGGCCGGGGCTACGCCTACGAGGCGCAGCAGAAGTACGACGAGGCGCTCGCTTCCTTCGACGAGATGTCCAAGGTGGAGTCCGGCGGTTACCTGGAGGGGATGGGCCAGTACCACCGCGCCCGCATCCTGATCCTCCAGGGGAAGAAGGATGACGCGGCCGCCGTCCTCGTGAAGATTCCAGTGGACCATGCGGGCAGCGCGGCGGCGCGGCTGGCCAGCGAGCGGACGGCGCTGCTGGCGGCGGCGGGGGTGAAGATCCCCGAGCCGCCGAAGCCCACGGGCGGGCCTGGGGACGGAGGGGCATGAAGCGGCGTTCGTGGAAGCGGTGGGTAGGGGTGGTGGGGGCCGTGGGGTTGCTGGGCGGGTGTAGCTCCGTCTCGCTCTTCGGCAACCCCGTCAGCTCCGAGGTGCGGCAGGCCCCGGCCAGCTTCTTCGAGGTGAACTGGTGGACGCCGCTCGTCGAGCCGCCCTCCTGGGAGTACGCGCCCCGTGAGTTCGCCACCCCGGCGGTGGATCCGGACTCCGGGCGCATCATCACGCTCACCCGGGACGGCATCATCCGAGGGGTGGCTCCTGGCGGCCAGGTGGACTGGTCCTTCAAGACGGCCAACCGCTTCTCGGCCGGCGCCCTGGTGCACGAGGGCATTGCCTACGTCCCGGGTGGCGACGGCAACCTGTACGCGCTGGACGCGCGCACCGGCGAGCTGAAGTGGAAGTACGAGGCCGGCGAGTCCCTGGCGACGACGCCGGTGCTGGCGGGCTCGCTCGTGCTGGTGGCCTCGGAGGCGGACACGCTGTTCGCGGTGGACGTCGAGACGGGCAAGTGGGCGTGGCAGTACCGGCGCGATCAGCCCAGCGGGTTCACCATCCACGGCACCTCGTCGCCGCTGGTGAAGGGCGACACGGTCTACCTGGGCTTCTCGGACGGGTACCTGGTGGCGCTCGACGCCAAGGGTGGCACCACGAAGTGGGAGAAGTCCCTGGCGGGCGGCGCCTCCGAGTACCTGGACGTGGACACCCAGCCGGTGGTGGATGACGCAGGCCGGCTCTACGTGGCCTCGTACCAGGGTGGGCTGTACGCCCTGGAGGCCGAGACCGGGGATGTGGAGTGGAGCTCCTCGGTGGCGGGCATCACCTCGCTGCTGGCTCGGGGGGAGATCGTCTTCGCCACCGGGAACGGCCGGGTGGATGCCTACCTGGGCGAGACGGGGCGGCTGCTCTGGTCGCACAACCTGGGCGAGCGGGCAGGGCGCAGGCCGGTGCTGGCGCGGGGCATGCTCCTGGTGCCGAACCAGCGGGCGCTGCTGTTCGTGGATCCCAAGACGGGCCAGTCCCGGCTCGCGTGGAACCCGGGTGACGGCATCAGCGCCGCGCCCACGGTGGCAGGCTCCACCGCGTACGTGCTGTCCAACAACGGCTACCTGTACGAGCTGCGCCTGCAGGGGGGCGGCGGTTGACGGGGAGCGCGCCGAGGACGGTCCGGGTGGTGGCGGCGTTGATTCCAGGGCCTGACGAGGGCTCGCGGTTCCTGGTGCAGCAGCGACTCCCGGGGGGCAGCCGAGCGCTGCTCTGGGAGTTCCCCGGCGGCAAGGTGGAGGCCGGCGAGACGGACAAGGCCGCGCTGGCCCGCGAGTGCCGCGAGGAGCTGGACGTGGAGCTCGAGGTGGGCCGGCGGCTGTGGGAGGGCCGGCACACGTACCCGGATCTCACGGTGGAGCTGGTGCTGTACTGGGCCCGGCTGGTGTCGGGTGAGCCCAAGCCGCTGGGAGCGCACGCGCTGCGGTTCCTGACGCCGGCGGAGATGAAGGCGCTGCCCTTCTGCGAGGCGGACATCCCGCTGCTGGAGGAGCTGGTGGCCGGAAGGCTGGAGCTGCCGCGGTGATGTTGCAGCGGACGTTCCAGCACATCCCGGGCGTGGGGCCGTTCCGGGAGAAGGACTTGTGGGCTCAGGGCATCAAGACCTGGGATGACTTCCCG
The sequence above is drawn from the Hyalangium gracile genome and encodes:
- a CDS encoding outer membrane protein assembly factor BamB family protein — encoded protein: MKRRSWKRWVGVVGAVGLLGGCSSVSLFGNPVSSEVRQAPASFFEVNWWTPLVEPPSWEYAPREFATPAVDPDSGRIITLTRDGIIRGVAPGGQVDWSFKTANRFSAGALVHEGIAYVPGGDGNLYALDARTGELKWKYEAGESLATTPVLAGSLVLVASEADTLFAVDVETGKWAWQYRRDQPSGFTIHGTSSPLVKGDTVYLGFSDGYLVALDAKGGTTKWEKSLAGGASEYLDVDTQPVVDDAGRLYVASYQGGLYALEAETGDVEWSSSVAGITSLLARGEIVFATGNGRVDAYLGETGRLLWSHNLGERAGRRPVLARGMLLVPNQRALLFVDPKTGQSRLAWNPGDGISAAPTVAGSTAYVLSNNGYLYELRLQGGGG
- a CDS encoding tetratricopeptide repeat protein translates to MANSEKMTQQELKQPDAFQRAGAEARDWLIERQTLVILAVGVVLVGGLVVALISYFSSRGEASAAKELGAALEILDRPVIATPEGAQLTPQDGTEPPFKSAQEQDQALVKALTDFRAAHKGTKSATTAALALGKAEYRLGNHDKAVAAFSEYLKDAAQNDPMRAAALEGRGYAYEAQQKYDEALASFDEMSKVESGGYLEGMGQYHRARILILQGKKDDAAAVLVKIPVDHAGSAAARLASERTALLAAAGVKIPEPPKPTGGPGDGGA
- a CDS encoding (deoxy)nucleoside triphosphate pyrophosphohydrolase; protein product: MTGSAPRTVRVVAALIPGPDEGSRFLVQQRLPGGSRALLWEFPGGKVEAGETDKAALARECREELDVELEVGRRLWEGRHTYPDLTVELVLYWARLVSGEPKPLGAHALRFLTPAEMKALPFCEADIPLLEELVAGRLELPR